A part of Silvimonas soli genomic DNA contains:
- the xylB gene encoding xylulokinase yields the protein MMFIGIDLGTSSLKAILLDRQGVVRASVSAPLEVSRPQALWSEQSPADWWAACEAAVPQLLQLAREQGIAASDIEAIGLTGQMHGATLLDDQGQVLRPAILWNDGRAFAECAELERRVPESRAITGNLMMPGFTAPKLLWVARHEPAVFAQVAMVLLPKDYLRYQLSGNFASDLSDAAGTLWLDVGQRDWSDELLVATGLTRRHMPRLYEGNQVTGYLKPELAARWGLRTIPIVAGASDNAAGAIGVGIVAPGQAMLSLGTSGVYFAASDGFNANPQRAVHSFCHALPETWHLMSVMLSAAACLDFTAQLTGYADVPALLAAAERRTLDERTPTFLPYLSGERTPHNNPAAQGVFFGLTGATTPADMANATLEGVAFGLADGVEALESTGVVPNEITVIGGGSRSAYWVQMLADVLGRPLVCRSGGEVGPALGAARLAHLAMDPQASVAKVCPVPEIIGRYQPDAARSVWLREQRRPRFSQLYQQVESLF from the coding sequence ATGATGTTTATTGGAATTGATCTGGGTACGTCCAGCCTGAAAGCCATTTTGCTTGATCGCCAAGGCGTCGTTCGCGCCAGCGTCAGTGCGCCGCTGGAGGTCTCTCGTCCGCAAGCGTTATGGTCAGAGCAATCGCCTGCCGATTGGTGGGCCGCTTGTGAAGCCGCCGTGCCGCAACTGTTGCAGCTAGCCCGTGAGCAAGGCATTGCTGCCAGCGATATCGAAGCCATTGGCCTGACCGGGCAAATGCACGGCGCCACTTTGCTTGACGACCAGGGCCAAGTACTGCGTCCGGCCATTTTATGGAACGATGGCCGCGCGTTTGCCGAATGTGCCGAGCTGGAACGCCGCGTACCTGAATCCCGTGCGATCACCGGCAATCTGATGATGCCCGGTTTCACCGCTCCCAAATTGCTGTGGGTTGCCCGCCATGAGCCGGCCGTGTTTGCCCAGGTCGCCATGGTGCTGCTGCCCAAGGATTACCTGCGTTACCAACTGAGCGGCAATTTCGCCAGCGATCTATCTGACGCCGCTGGCACGCTGTGGCTGGATGTGGGGCAACGTGACTGGAGTGACGAACTGCTGGTCGCCACCGGGCTCACCCGCCGTCATATGCCGCGTCTGTATGAAGGCAACCAGGTTACCGGCTATCTCAAGCCCGAACTGGCCGCCCGTTGGGGTTTGCGGACTATTCCGATTGTGGCTGGTGCCAGTGATAACGCCGCTGGTGCCATTGGCGTCGGCATTGTCGCGCCAGGCCAGGCAATGCTGTCGCTAGGGACCTCCGGCGTTTACTTTGCCGCCTCTGATGGCTTTAACGCCAACCCGCAACGCGCCGTCCACAGTTTTTGCCATGCCCTGCCCGAAACCTGGCACCTGATGTCAGTAATGCTGAGCGCTGCGGCTTGTCTGGATTTCACCGCACAACTGACGGGCTATGCCGACGTTCCGGCTTTGCTTGCCGCTGCGGAACGTCGCACGCTGGACGAGCGTACTCCCACCTTCCTGCCTTATCTGTCGGGTGAGCGGACGCCCCATAACAACCCGGCGGCGCAAGGCGTGTTCTTTGGGCTGACCGGCGCCACCACTCCGGCCGATATGGCCAATGCCACGCTCGAAGGCGTTGCTTTTGGTCTGGCGGATGGCGTTGAGGCGCTGGAATCCACCGGCGTGGTGCCGAACGAAATCACCGTAATAGGTGGTGGATCACGCAGTGCGTATTGGGTACAGATGCTGGCCGACGTGCTGGGTCGCCCGCTGGTATGCCGCTCCGGCGGTGAAGTGGGTCCGGCACTGGGTGCCGCCCGGCTGGCCCATCTGGCGATGGACCCGCAAGCCAGCGTGGCCAAAGTTTGCCCTGTGCCCGAAATCATTGGCCGTTACCAGCCCGATGCGGCTCGTAGCGTCTGGCTGCGCGAGCAACGCCGCCCGCGTTTCAGCCAGTTGTATCAGCAAGTCGAATCTTTGTTCTGA
- the xylF gene encoding D-xylose ABC transporter substrate-binding protein has translation MKAKLITTLLATATTSVLMFAAPVAQASKDKPVIGFSIDDLRVERWARDRDYFIAAAEKLGAKVYVQSADASEQRQISQIENLISRGVDAIVIVPFNGKVLTNTIREAKKAGIKVISYDRLISDADIDAYITFDNTKVGEMQAEGVLKMKNKGNFYLLGGSPTDNNARMLRDGQMKVLKPYIDKGDIKIVGSQWVAEWSPQKALTIVEDALTANQNKIDAIVASNDGTAGGAIQALAAQKLAGIVPVSGQDADLAAVKRVIAGTQAMTVYKPLRLIATEAAQLSVNLVQDKPVKYDTQLDNGVKKVNTILLKPTMLTKENAADVVVKDNFYTQAQLSAQ, from the coding sequence ATGAAAGCCAAACTGATTACGACCCTGCTAGCCACCGCCACCACTTCCGTTCTGATGTTTGCAGCGCCTGTTGCCCAGGCCAGCAAAGACAAGCCAGTGATCGGCTTTTCGATTGATGACCTGCGCGTCGAGCGCTGGGCTCGCGATCGCGACTATTTCATCGCTGCTGCTGAAAAGCTCGGCGCCAAGGTTTACGTGCAATCGGCTGATGCCAGCGAGCAACGCCAGATTTCGCAAATCGAGAACCTGATTTCGCGTGGTGTTGATGCCATCGTGATCGTGCCGTTTAACGGCAAAGTGCTGACCAACACCATTCGGGAAGCCAAGAAAGCGGGCATCAAGGTCATTTCTTATGACCGCCTGATTTCGGATGCCGACATCGATGCCTACATCACCTTCGACAACACCAAAGTGGGTGAAATGCAGGCCGAAGGCGTGCTGAAGATGAAGAACAAGGGCAATTTCTACCTGCTGGGTGGTTCACCGACCGACAACAACGCCCGAATGCTGCGTGATGGTCAGATGAAGGTGCTCAAGCCGTATATCGACAAGGGCGACATCAAGATTGTCGGTTCGCAGTGGGTTGCCGAATGGAGCCCGCAAAAGGCGCTGACCATTGTGGAAGACGCGCTGACTGCCAACCAGAACAAGATCGATGCCATCGTCGCTTCCAATGACGGCACCGCAGGTGGCGCCATCCAGGCACTGGCTGCACAAAAACTGGCCGGTATCGTGCCGGTTTCCGGTCAGGATGCCGATCTGGCTGCGGTTAAACGCGTGATTGCCGGCACCCAGGCCATGACCGTGTACAAGCCGCTGCGTCTGATTGCCACTGAAGCCGCCCAATTGTCGGTCAACCTGGTGCAGGACAAGCCGGTGAAATATGACACTCAGCTTGATAATGGCGTGAAGAAGGTCAACACCATCCTGCTCAAGCCAACCATGCTGACCAAAGAAAACGCGGCAGATGTCGTAGTGAAAGACAACTTCTACACCCAGGCGCAATTGTCCGCGCAGTAA
- the xylG gene encoding D-xylose ABC transporter ATP-binding protein has protein sequence MSDFLMEMRNIRKSFSGVKALDGIDLRIRAGECVGLCGENGAGKSTLMKVLSAVYPHGSWEGETLWQGQPLQAQTIKETEEAGIVIIHQELMLVPELSVTENIFLGNEITLPGGRMNYAAMHQRAQALMAELEMPQVNVALPVYNYGGGQQQLVEIAKALNKKAKLLILDEPSSSLTTSEIKVLLNIIKALKAKGVACVYISHKLDEVAEICDTVTVIRDGTHVATQPMASLTVDRIISMMVGRDIANLYPREPHEIGDEVVLQVQNVTCYDVTNPARRKVKNVSFELRRGEILGVAGLVGAGRTELVSTLFGAYRGKHDATVKLHGKVIDVSSPIKAIRHGICMVPEDRKQHGIVPEFGVGWNISLPVLGKYSHSGRIDKSEELQTVMQEIGRLKIKTASPHLKITGLSGGNQQKVVLAKMLQPKPDILILDEPTRGVDVGAKYEIYKLMFELARQGISIIMVSSELAEVLGVSDRVLVMGEGELRGDFVNDGLTQEQVLAAALTPLAQQAAASANSNSAAPVAA, from the coding sequence ATGTCTGATTTCCTGATGGAAATGCGCAATATCCGCAAGTCGTTTTCGGGCGTGAAAGCGCTTGATGGCATTGATTTGCGTATCCGCGCAGGTGAGTGTGTTGGCTTGTGCGGTGAAAACGGCGCGGGTAAATCCACCCTGATGAAAGTGCTGTCGGCGGTGTATCCGCACGGTAGCTGGGAAGGCGAGACCCTCTGGCAAGGTCAGCCCTTGCAGGCACAGACGATCAAGGAAACCGAAGAAGCCGGCATCGTCATCATCCACCAGGAATTGATGCTGGTGCCCGAGTTGTCGGTGACCGAGAACATCTTTCTGGGCAATGAAATCACCTTGCCGGGCGGGCGCATGAATTACGCAGCCATGCACCAGCGCGCTCAGGCTTTGATGGCCGAGCTGGAAATGCCGCAAGTGAACGTAGCGTTGCCGGTCTACAACTACGGCGGCGGCCAGCAGCAACTGGTGGAAATTGCCAAGGCACTGAACAAAAAAGCCAAATTACTGATTCTGGATGAGCCGTCATCGTCGCTCACCACCTCTGAAATCAAGGTGCTGCTGAACATCATCAAGGCGCTCAAAGCCAAGGGTGTGGCGTGCGTGTACATCTCGCACAAACTGGATGAAGTGGCCGAGATTTGCGACACCGTAACGGTCATCCGCGATGGCACGCATGTGGCCACGCAGCCGATGGCTTCGCTCACCGTCGACCGCATTATCTCGATGATGGTCGGGCGCGATATCGCCAATCTGTACCCGCGCGAACCCCACGAGATTGGCGACGAAGTAGTGCTGCAGGTGCAGAACGTCACCTGTTATGACGTGACCAATCCGGCGCGGCGCAAAGTCAAAAATGTGTCTTTCGAACTGCGCCGTGGCGAGATTCTGGGTGTGGCCGGGCTGGTCGGCGCCGGGCGCACTGAGCTGGTGTCCACGCTGTTTGGCGCGTATCGCGGCAAGCATGACGCCACCGTCAAACTGCACGGCAAAGTGATTGATGTGTCTTCGCCGATCAAGGCCATCCGCCACGGCATCTGCATGGTGCCGGAAGATCGCAAGCAGCACGGCATCGTGCCGGAATTCGGCGTGGGCTGGAATATTTCGCTGCCGGTGCTGGGCAAGTATTCGCACAGCGGGCGCATTGATAAAAGCGAAGAGCTACAAACGGTCATGCAGGAAATCGGCAGGCTGAAGATCAAAACGGCCAGTCCGCATCTGAAGATCACCGGTTTGTCTGGCGGCAACCAGCAAAAGGTGGTGCTGGCCAAAATGCTGCAGCCCAAGCCGGACATCCTGATTCTGGATGAGCCCACGCGCGGTGTGGATGTCGGCGCCAAATATGAAATCTACAAACTGATGTTTGAACTGGCGCGCCAGGGCATCAGCATCATCATGGTTTCCAGCGAACTGGCCGAGGTGCTGGGCGTGAGTGATCGGGTGCTGGTAATGGGCGAGGGCGAGTTGCGTGGCGATTTCGTCAACGATGGCCTGACCCAGGAACAAGTGCTGGCCGCCGCGCTGACGCCACTGGCGCAGCAAGCTGCGGCATCGGCCAATTCAAACAGTGCCGCGCCGGTCGCGGCCTGA